From a region of the Vicinamibacteria bacterium genome:
- a CDS encoding dihydrolipoamide acetyltransferase family protein, producing the protein PPAPAPPPEPSPRGEKPRAEMTVEELRQTRSSPVVRKIAAEHHVDISQIPGTGIAGRVTKQDILGHIEGRPAPAPSPAVPPPAPAPPVRPPAPPSTPGPRVEVVPMSPIRRKTAEHMVASKRTSAHVTTVFEIDMTRADQLRRKYRESYEERSGVKLTYMPFILKATVDALKAFPVVNASIDGDNILYRKDINIGVAVALDWGLIVPVIHNADEKNILGLARAVNDLAERARSKRLKVEEVQGGTFTITNPGVFGSLFGTPIINQPQVAILGVGTIEKRPVVRDDAIAIRTMAYFALSFDHRLVDGAEADRFMAHVKRGLQEFDESAL; encoded by the coding sequence CTCCCCCTGCACCGGCTCCCCCTCCCGAGCCCTCCCCCCGGGGAGAGAAGCCGCGAGCCGAGATGACAGTCGAGGAGTTGCGGCAGACCCGCTCGTCGCCGGTGGTGCGCAAGATCGCGGCTGAGCACCACGTGGACATCAGCCAGATCCCGGGGACGGGCATCGCGGGGCGCGTGACCAAGCAGGACATCCTCGGTCACATCGAGGGCAGGCCGGCCCCCGCCCCCTCGCCCGCCGTGCCTCCCCCCGCACCCGCCCCGCCGGTTAGGCCCCCGGCTCCGCCCTCCACCCCGGGCCCGCGGGTCGAGGTCGTGCCCATGTCGCCCATCCGCCGCAAGACCGCCGAGCACATGGTCGCGTCCAAGCGCACCTCGGCCCATGTCACCACTGTCTTTGAGATCGACATGACCCGGGCGGACCAGCTGCGCCGGAAGTACCGCGAGAGCTACGAGGAGCGGAGCGGTGTGAAGCTCACGTACATGCCCTTCATCCTCAAGGCCACGGTGGACGCGCTCAAGGCCTTCCCCGTCGTCAACGCCAGCATCGATGGCGACAACATCCTGTACCGCAAGGACATCAACATCGGGGTGGCGGTCGCTCTCGACTGGGGCCTGATCGTCCCCGTCATCCACAACGCCGACGAGAAGAACATCCTGGGCCTGGCCCGGGCGGTGAACGACCTCGCGGAGCGGGCCCGCAGCAAGAGGCTCAAGGTCGAGGAGGTGCAGGGGGGCACCTTCACCATAACCAACCCCGGCGTCTTCGGGAGCTTGTTCGGCACCCCCATCATCAACCAGCCGCAGGTGGCGATCCTAGGCGTGGGCACGATCGAGAAGCGGCCGGTGGTTCGGGATGACGCCATCGCCATTCGGACCATGGCCTACTTCGCGCTCAGCTTCGACCACCGCCTGGTGGATGGGGCGGAGGCGGACCGCTTCATGGCCCATGTCAAGAGAGGCCTCCAGGAGTTCGACGAGAGCGCGCTCTGA